From Triticum aestivum cultivar Chinese Spring chromosome 7B, IWGSC CS RefSeq v2.1, whole genome shotgun sequence:
TGACTCGCACAAGAGAGAACCTTATAGCATCCTTAGAATTTCTAGTATGTTACTTTATACACAACTATTGAAGCCTAAATTATTTATCTTGTGCAGATGTTGTGTTGGGGTGATCAATATTTTCTAGGGGAAGCCATCTGCAGTTTATCCAAGGTTGTCCAACATCAGTTAGATGATCCAATGCATAATCCAGCTGCAGTATATATTTTCTCTAAATAAATGCAAATGAAGGAAAAGAAACACAAATTCATTCTCCTTATATTTTATTTTGCACCCCTTTGCTGTTTTCCCAGGTACTGACAAGGCCAAATCGGAGCCTAAAATTGAATCTCCGAAATGATTCTGGAGCTCCACTACATAGCACATTGACTGTTCATGCTCAAGAAAATGTTTCGTCGAGGATGGCAGTTGAGATGACATTCCACTGCCTGAACCTGTATAACAAGGGCACTGCCCCAAAAAGTGTATGTATAACTTCCTTGGTATTTATAAGGTTAATCTGATTAGTTGCAGTTGTGAATGACTGATTTATGTTGTGCAGGATCCCTTCCTGAGAATCTCAAGGTCGTCAGAAAGTCCTATTGCAATTCCTCTCTGTGAAACAGAAGTGGTCAATAACAATTTAAAACCTGTTTGGAGGCCTATAGTACTGACATCACAACAGTATGGTAGCAAGGCAAGTACATTTATCTTTTTGGCGGGTGCCAAGTTAGTCCTAATTCTTAGAAAATGAATATTTCCATCGGCCATGTTTTGCCCATGTGAAATTTCAAGGTTAATCTGATCTTTTGTTTTTCAACCTGTGACTTTATTTCAGGATACCCCACTGCTAGTTGAGTGTTTAGACTTTGATGTCAATGGAAATCACAAAATTATTGGGTAGGTTTGTTGAGAAAGTAGTTTGGCATATTTTGCCATTGATCCCTTAGTTTAATCATTTTCGTTACTGTTTTGACAAATAGGACTCTCCATACAACTGTCAGTGAGCTTGAAACACTGTATAAATCAAAGGCTGGAGCAGATTTTGTTAGTGTTGATCTCCACTAGTTGGCCCAACGGCCAACTGGACCCTTGACTTAGTCCTGATCGGGGACGCTCAACACAACTGGGTTGCGGGCCCCTGTTGCGCAGCTCCATATAAGGGAGGTGGGGGCCACGAGTGCAGGACGCCAAGTATGGTTCGGACCCCACCTGCCCTGCCTACCGATTGAGGCGGAGCTGACAGCGGCGGGAAgcgccgccgccagcgccaccaGCCACTTCACCGTCGACCTCTACGCTGAGCTCCCCTCCGTTCACCTCCACAGCACCGCCATGGCCACCGACACCATGGCCACTGCATCAGGCACCTCGAACTAAAGTGAAGGTATAATACCGATCTAACCTAGCCTACCCGATCCATggatctatcaatggtatcagcccAGGTTGGCTTGTTGGATCTTCGGTAGCAAAAGAAATAGGGAGCTTGAAACACTGTATAAATCAAAGGCTGGAGCAGATTTATACAGCCATAAGGGACAAAGGAAGGTTAGATTTTAATTATACAACGCAACATACTTAACAAAAAATCACTCCATCTAGCCTCTTGATCTAAGCAATCTTTGTTCTTTTGAAAGGACAGCTcttaaaaagaaagaaaggaaaactgTTCTTGGATAATTTCCAGGAGAAGGTAAAATATACTTTCTTGGACCATATATCCTACGGTTATGAGCTCATGTTTATGGTGGCTATAGATTTTACAGGTTAGTTTCTTAATTAACAGCTTAAATGATTTTTATGTAGCTATTTTAACGATTTGTTGGTGCTTGTGTTTCCAGCAAGTAATGGTATTCTTGGTTCACAATCGTCTTGGCACTACATTGACCCCTCTGGCAGTCTAAACTTATACCAGCAGGTTAGGAATTTTATGACGTTAATTAGATATTCTTGAAACTGAACGCCTTctcattgaaccatttgatgcaCCAGGCAATACAAGGGGTCGGCAAAGTTCTGCGGTCTTATGGCAATGGTAGCAAAATTCAAGCAATGGGTTTTGGTGCAAATATACAAGGCCATCATCTATCATGCTGTTTCAACTTGGTCAATGAGGAGGTAAGATTCATTATGTACTTCATTCATTTACTTGTTTTTCATCAGTAGTACTAGTATTTAACTGAACAACTAATGTTTCGCACACGAGAACATAGTGCTCCAGAGCCAAGTTCTGTTAAGCTTCGAATACCCTTCTCTTTTTGGCTTTCCTTGCAAATGTTAGCGGGCAGATATTGTTGACTCGGGAATTAGATTCATGTTGGACTCATGAATGTCATGGTTACAAAATAGTGATGTTCTTATCATGTTCGACCTATTGGCACAAGAAATATCATGCTACAAAATGAACGTTGTTCATGAATGCTGACAAAATATTAGAGCAACGTGTATAATACAGTAATATAGAATAACTGATGGTATTTTATTTATATTGCTTATACCAGTTTTGCAGACCTAATGCATTTTTTGCAGCTGATAGCACTTGTATTTCTTAGACCGCCTTTCATGTTTACATACTTGTCTAATTCTATTCCCATCACAGCTCACAGGAGTTGCTGAGGTATTTGCAGCTTATGAATATACTCTAAAAGTGGTTTCCCTTGCGGGGCCAACCATGTTTGGGCCCGTGATCAACAAGGCTGCAGAAATTGTCAGCCATTCTGTGGAAAACGGAAGTAAAACATATTCGGTCTTACTCATTATTACGGTATGTAATCAGATATCCTCATGTGATTGATGTTAGCTCACAAAATTCACCCGAGCATTGTTTGCAGGCTGAAGTATTTACTGACAAGCAAGAAACAATAGATTCTATTGTGAGGGCATCAGAGTTGCCCTTGTCTATTATCATTGTGGGAGTAGGAGATGCTGATTTCACAGAAATGAAGGTGAACATTTACTGAATATTTTCAGAATTGAGCTTCTTGAAGGCACTTTAACGGCATCTGCGGTGCCATGCGTCCAACGAAGATGCAGGAATTCACTTGCACCTACCAGAAACAATTTTACGAATCACATGTGGTTTGCCTGATGAACAAAGGCTGCCTGCTTATTTTTCAACGCAACATGAAGTACCACTAATGCTTATCTGACAATTCCCCCTGGCTTTGTCAGATGCTAGAGGCGGGCTACGGTAAGCGGCTGGAAAGCTCAACAGGTCATGTCGCGAGCCGGGACATCGTACAGTTTGCTCGCATGAAGAAAAATGGAGGTACATACCTTCGACTAACTCCGGCTGCTGTACCACCGTGGCTATTCCTGACCTGAAAAATAACTGTGACACCCATCACTGAAAGGCAACAATTTTGTGTGCAGGTCAGAACGTTCTCCAAGGTCTGCTGGATAAACTACCTGGGCAGCTCGTGGAGTACATATCCGGCCCCCGCCCGGTGGATTGCCACACATTAGACAAACTTGGGCTAGCAATTGGAAAAACCGAGAGATGTTTTGCCGCCAACCATTTGGGTGTGTTTGGCAGCAAATTATTGTAAAAACCAAAGTATTGAAAAACAACAGTAGCTTGTTTGTATCCATTGTCCACTAGAGGGTAGTTCAAATGGAATGATTGGGCTTGAGGAAAAAGAAAGGTTACTTTTATACCCATGGGCACCAAATTACCACTCTCCTTCACATTGCTTAATAATCAACTGTGTATGATTCAAGACTTCATTTTTGAATTTCTCATAAAGCACCGTTTGCCACGATTCTTTGCGCTTACACGCAGTACAATATGGAAAATACCAGAAATGACCACAAGGCAAAGTACTACAATGGTGATCCAGGCTTATAGTTCATTACAGAGTTTGCTTAGCCCATGGCATGCATACCCCTCGGTTTATACCATCTCTTCCACATGCTATTGCCTTCAAGATTGGATGAATAACCAAAATTCAGCTTCAACTTCAGCATCTACTCTGCAACATGTGCTGAACGTCACTGCAGGACGATTCATATGTTTCCATGTGGCGATTGGGTAGATGAGCATAAGCTGAAGCTATAATGTTGTTTGGGGGTCAAGAGATAATTTGCTGGTATCTGTGCCAGCGCCGTGGCTAGACGCCTTCTTCATCTCCAATGCAGTTTTGTATGGCGGGGCGATGGGAGGCTGGACTGGATCTAGGCTCTGGTAGGTGCCGCCTTCTGTGCTTGGAAGGGGGTATGAGCGGTCTGAATCGTAACCGCTGAGGTCACCGCAAGCCAGAAACGGGATGTAGACCTTGTTTGGTCCCTCCAACCATCCGCTTCTGCAATCTGCACGTGAAAAATAGCATAGATAATTTGGTATCATGTATCATACGTTCAGCCTATTGCGGCAGTAGAGCATATCATTCTCAGTACCTAGATCATCAGCCCCAGAAGGAGTTCCCACTTTCTCCAGCAGGTGATATAAATCTTTCTCTTTGAAGCCCTCTGGAGGTGAGTAGTTCTCGCAAACTGCAAATGCCTCTGTTTGACAAACATAAAGATAAGATCATATAAAAAACTTCTCATCAAGCAGGAAATATTATCAATGCTAAAAAGACAACATCAGAATATCAGTAATGCGACAAAAATGACGTGCGTCATATAGGAAAATAGGCAGACATACAAAAGGTACATGTTGACTCATTCTCCTTTAAGCAGTGAAGGCTTACCGATACTTGAGTTGCGGCTGCTTTTTGGCTTTGCAAATGTAACTTGTGAGAAGAACAGCTTTAACTGCATAAAACATTGATAGCAATAAGCACTATACTGTTTCCACATAAACACCTCGTGCAAACATCTAGAATGAATCAGTAAGTTAAATGCCACTTCTACCAAACAGAGTGTAAAATTGTAGCAATATCATGACAACTCTACTGTGACACTTAAGAGACTATTTGTAATCAAGCATATACAAAAAAGACACATGAAAGCTGATGACTAACTTCCTCGATGAAACAAAATGTTTCTGAAGTACATATGGAAATTCCTAACCAGACAAGCAAACCAGCACCAACCAATACCTGGCAATACAGGAGACTTGTATCTTTACCCCGGAAAATCTTCGCAACAAATTTTCCACCAACTTTGAGTACATGAGTCACAATTGTCAGTGCCTAAatgcaacacatatatatacacaaaTTAGCCAAATAAACAAGCAACTTGCAAGTTCAATCTGGAAAACTAAGCCAATGAAAACTGCAAGTAGTTGAAAATATAACAAGTTAATAGAACCATAGTGTTACACCATGTAGTTCTACAACATACACAGCAACGAATGAGTAAAAATGGTCCAATGTACAATAAAAAATACAAATAAGTAATTGCACCGAAAGTAAACATTTTAAGGCAGAATGCCGAACATAAACTGCAGGGTTAAGGTAGCATTATTTTTGGACAATGTATCTTATGGACGCTGCAAATTGCTTCCAATAAAAATATACCAACCGCCAATATAAGCTGGGACTGAACAAACTCGTCCATATCATGAAGTCCAGTAACTGCAATCATCCAAAGCGAAGTAAGAAACAGAAGTACCATAAACACATGTAACATGGTTATGGACCACTCGTCTAGCAATGCAATCTTACCATCAGGGGCACCATCACAGACAACCAAGTCCGCTTTGCATCCATCAAAATGCCTGATAACCTGGCAGCATATTTACATCTgttacagcaagcaaaaaaataatTACACAAAATTAATCTATATGTGTCTATCCAATATCCATCTCACCACTTCCGCTGTTCGAGCATTGGTGATGTCGCCCTGCACTTGTATGACACCTTCTATCGGAGCCATCGGTTGCAGATCGATTGCGACGATGAGAGGAAGGCCACCATCTCTGGTATAAGCAGAGCACAGAAACAATAAGATACAAAGAATGAAATTATGTTGGAACATAAAGTGTTCGCACTGACGCTACTACTTACTTGCCGTCAGACGATAGCTTTGCCGGTAGATACAAATTGCGGCTCAAAACCTGCAATTGCGATTGAGATAAGCAACTGAATGAAGGCATGCAAGCATGGATGGGCGAAACTGAGCATGCTAATACCTGGCTCCAGCTCCCAGGAGCAGCGCACAGG
This genomic window contains:
- the LOC123158181 gene encoding protein BONZAI 3-like → MTTVHGPAAAGKSQGWTNSRALHGLYTPLELSFSASKPGNADAPFETNAILVVYTKVNEDLEEIGRTEVILNSLEPLWVTRTIINYRFAISQLLIFRIYDIAKEHLNTPVKMLCWGDQYFLGEAICSLSKVLTRPNRSLKLNLRNDSGAPLHSTLTVHAQENVSSRMAVEMTFHCLNLYNKGTAPKSDPFLRISRSSESPIAIPLCETEVVNNNLKPVWRPIVLTSQQYGSKDTPLLVECLDFDVNGNHKIIGTLHTTVSELETLYKSKAGADLYSHKGQRKLLKRKKGKLFLDNFQEKVKYTFLDHISYGYELMFMVAIDFTASNGILGSQSSWHYIDPSGSLNLYQQAIQGVGKVLRSYGNGSKIQAMGFGANIQGHHLSCCFNLVNEELTGVAEVFAAYEYTLKVVSLAGPTMFGPVINKAAEIVSHSVENGSKTYSVLLIITAEVFTDKQETIDSIVRASELPLSIIIVGVGDADFTEMKMLEAGYGKRLESSTGHVASRDIVQFARMKKNGGQNVLQGLLDKLPGQLVEYISGPRPVDCHTLDKLGLAIGKTERCFAANHLGVFGSKLL
- the LOC123159603 gene encoding putative tRNA (cytidine(32)/guanosine(34)-2'-O)-methyltransferase, which gives rise to MGKASKDKRDIYYRKAKEEGWRARSAFKLMQIDQEFNIFHGVKRAVDLCAAPGSWSQVLSRNLYLPAKLSSDGKDGGLPLIVAIDLQPMAPIEGVIQVQGDITNARTAEVVIRHFDGCKADLVVCDGAPDVTGLHDMDEFVQSQLILAALTIVTHVLKVGGKFVAKIFRGKDTSLLYCQLKLFFSQVTFAKPKSSRNSSIEAFAVCENYSPPEGFKEKDLYHLLEKVGTPSGADDLDCRSGWLEGPNKVYIPFLACGDLSGYDSDRSYPLPSTEGGTYQSLDPVQPPIAPPYKTALEMKKASSHGAGTDTSKLSLDPQTTL